A portion of the Amia ocellicauda isolate fAmiCal2 chromosome 22, fAmiCal2.hap1, whole genome shotgun sequence genome contains these proteins:
- the LOC136718200 gene encoding disabled homolog 2 isoform X2 translates to MPTEQESALALNGPLQTQTPLKSRRTSKKVYEKTQAYLSARFQGDGVRYKAKLIGMDIVSNPQGDKMCLDSMMKLKGWEVASRNKGQHKQRIWLKVSTAGVKIIDEKTGLPEHEHALEHISFLKKDDCDPRAFAYVFGHEGTYRLFFIKMANAADPVMEDFRDVSEIVLHAAKKEVNGESTPTQNGTSLLLDEQVGNVHKVLDEVNMFNNILNSPPQDLEPKKSSSRDELSAVFSPPATTLPASPSTPQSPTSPLDLYHNGLPQQNPWVPQMPPHFSGQPLGATSFSPPSAAAWGQQGPYGAQAPTSLDFWGAAGVWGPQQAVPGWGQTGLNPQRGPWPQSLTMMTPPRTWTPMAVNTPPVGTFHPPGGERFPPLGSTMESPTPVLWQPNSVTASLGPDPYSALRLLETESNTET, encoded by the exons TATATGAGAAGACCCAAGCCTACTTGAGTGCCCGGTTCCAGGGCGATGGAGTCCGTTATAAAGCCAAGCTGATCGGGATGGACATTGTGTCTAATCCCCAGGGAGACAAGATGTGTCTGGACTCCATGATGAAGCTCAAG GGTTGGGAGGTGGCCTCTCGGAACAAAGGGCAACACAAGCAGAGGATCTGGCTGAAGGTGTCCACAGCAGGTGTAAAAATCATTGACGAGAAGACAGGG CTGCCAGAACATGAACACGCACTGGAGCACATTAGCTTCCTGAAGAAAGACGACTGTGACCCTCGAGCCTTTGCCTACGTCTTTGGACACGAGGGCACCTACAGACTCTTCTTCATCAAAATGGCCAACGCA GCAGATCCTGTAATGGAAGATTTCCGAGATGTCTCTGAGATTGTTCTTCACGCTGCAAAGAAAGAG GTCAACGGGGAGAGCACACCAACACAG AACGGTACCTCTTTGCTTCTTGATGAGCAAGTGGGGAACGTCCACAAG GTTCTGGATGAAGTGAACATGTTCAACAATATACTCAACTCACCCCCACAGGACCTAGAACCTAAGAAG AGCTCTTCAAGAGATGAATTGTCAGCTGTATTTTCCCCACCTGCCACCACCCTGCCAGCTAGTCCTTCCACTCCACAGAGCCCCACCAGTCCTCTGGATCTCTACCACAACG GGCTTCCTCAGCAGAACCCTTGGGTACCCCAGATGCCTCCCCATTTCTCTGGGCAGCCTTTGGGGGCAACGTCCTTCAGTCCACCATCTGCAGCTGCCTGGGGCCAGCAGGGGCCCTATGGAGCTCAGGCCCCCACTTCACTGGACTTCTGGGGTGCAGCCGGGGTCTGGGGTCCTCAGCAGGCTGTGCCGGGATGGGGGCAGACCGGATTGAACCCCCAGAGAGGCCCCTGGCCCCAATCACTTACAATGATGACACCACCCAGGACATGGACACCAATGGCAGTGAACACCCCACCTGTTGGTACCTTCCACCCTCCTGGAGGAGAGCGATTCCCTCCCCTCGGGTCGACAATGGAGTCTCCCACCCCTGTTCTGTGGCAGCCCAACTCTGTAACT GCTTCTCTGGGACCAGAtccatacagtgccttgcgctTACTGGAAACAGAGAGTAACACAGAGACATG a
- the LOC136718200 gene encoding disabled homolog 2 isoform X1: MPTEQESALALNGPLQTQTPLKSRRTSKKVYEKTQAYLSARFQGDGVRYKAKLIGMDIVSNPQGDKMCLDSMMKLKGWEVASRNKGQHKQRIWLKVSTAGVKIIDEKTGLPEHEHALEHISFLKKDDCDPRAFAYVFGHEGTYRLFFIKMANAADPVMEDFRDVSEIVLHAAKKEVNGESTPTQNGTSLLLDEQVGNVHKVLDEVNMFNNILNSPPQDLEPKKLCLPVCAQSSSRDELSAVFSPPATTLPASPSTPQSPTSPLDLYHNGLPQQNPWVPQMPPHFSGQPLGATSFSPPSAAAWGQQGPYGAQAPTSLDFWGAAGVWGPQQAVPGWGQTGLNPQRGPWPQSLTMMTPPRTWTPMAVNTPPVGTFHPPGGERFPPLGSTMESPTPVLWQPNSVTASLGPDPYSALRLLETESNTET; encoded by the exons TATATGAGAAGACCCAAGCCTACTTGAGTGCCCGGTTCCAGGGCGATGGAGTCCGTTATAAAGCCAAGCTGATCGGGATGGACATTGTGTCTAATCCCCAGGGAGACAAGATGTGTCTGGACTCCATGATGAAGCTCAAG GGTTGGGAGGTGGCCTCTCGGAACAAAGGGCAACACAAGCAGAGGATCTGGCTGAAGGTGTCCACAGCAGGTGTAAAAATCATTGACGAGAAGACAGGG CTGCCAGAACATGAACACGCACTGGAGCACATTAGCTTCCTGAAGAAAGACGACTGTGACCCTCGAGCCTTTGCCTACGTCTTTGGACACGAGGGCACCTACAGACTCTTCTTCATCAAAATGGCCAACGCA GCAGATCCTGTAATGGAAGATTTCCGAGATGTCTCTGAGATTGTTCTTCACGCTGCAAAGAAAGAG GTCAACGGGGAGAGCACACCAACACAG AACGGTACCTCTTTGCTTCTTGATGAGCAAGTGGGGAACGTCCACAAG GTTCTGGATGAAGTGAACATGTTCAACAATATACTCAACTCACCCCCACAGGACCTAGAACCTAAGAAG CTGTGCTTGCCTGTCTGTGCTCAGAGCTCTTCAAGAGATGAATTGTCAGCTGTATTTTCCCCACCTGCCACCACCCTGCCAGCTAGTCCTTCCACTCCACAGAGCCCCACCAGTCCTCTGGATCTCTACCACAACG GGCTTCCTCAGCAGAACCCTTGGGTACCCCAGATGCCTCCCCATTTCTCTGGGCAGCCTTTGGGGGCAACGTCCTTCAGTCCACCATCTGCAGCTGCCTGGGGCCAGCAGGGGCCCTATGGAGCTCAGGCCCCCACTTCACTGGACTTCTGGGGTGCAGCCGGGGTCTGGGGTCCTCAGCAGGCTGTGCCGGGATGGGGGCAGACCGGATTGAACCCCCAGAGAGGCCCCTGGCCCCAATCACTTACAATGATGACACCACCCAGGACATGGACACCAATGGCAGTGAACACCCCACCTGTTGGTACCTTCCACCCTCCTGGAGGAGAGCGATTCCCTCCCCTCGGGTCGACAATGGAGTCTCCCACCCCTGTTCTGTGGCAGCCCAACTCTGTAACT GCTTCTCTGGGACCAGAtccatacagtgccttgcgctTACTGGAAACAGAGAGTAACACAGAGACATG a